Proteins co-encoded in one Opitutus terrae PB90-1 genomic window:
- a CDS encoding CgeB family protein — MKLVVLGLSITSSWGNGHATTYRGLLREFAARGHEVLFLERDVPWYADNRDLAELPGIDVQLYANLSELKHEYTPTIREADAVIVGSYVQEGIAIGNWVLRNAHGVTAFYDIDTPVTLAHLRRDGCDYLSAELIARYDLYLSFTGGPTLGELQRLWGSPAARPLYCAVDPQAYFPDKHAPLWDLGYLGTYSADRQPALDRLMLRPAERLGENTFIVAGAQYPNDIVWPENVERVEHVPPDRHRRFYNQQRFTLNLTRADMIAAGWSPSVRLFEAAACGTPIISDCWPGIDQFFTPGCEVLLATTGNDVVRILHGMSEPDARAIGEAARQRVLAAHTAAHRAAELESHLQEAGADSAPLPERDSDRRFNSTTRPPRLSLNAALSSSRQPA, encoded by the coding sequence ATGAAACTTGTTGTTCTCGGTCTTTCGATCACCTCCTCATGGGGCAACGGCCACGCCACGACTTATCGCGGTCTGCTGCGCGAGTTCGCCGCCCGCGGTCATGAGGTGCTGTTCCTCGAACGTGATGTGCCGTGGTACGCTGACAACCGCGACTTGGCCGAACTCCCCGGCATCGATGTCCAGCTTTACGCGAACCTCTCCGAGCTGAAGCACGAGTACACGCCGACGATCCGCGAAGCCGACGCCGTCATCGTGGGTTCCTACGTGCAGGAGGGGATCGCCATCGGCAACTGGGTGCTGCGCAACGCGCACGGGGTCACCGCGTTTTACGACATCGACACGCCGGTGACGCTCGCGCACCTGCGGCGCGATGGCTGCGACTATCTTTCGGCGGAGCTGATCGCGCGCTACGATCTCTACCTCTCGTTCACCGGCGGACCGACGCTCGGCGAGCTGCAGCGCCTGTGGGGTTCGCCCGCGGCGCGGCCGCTCTATTGCGCCGTGGATCCGCAGGCCTACTTCCCGGACAAACATGCGCCGCTGTGGGACCTCGGTTATCTCGGCACCTACAGTGCGGACCGCCAGCCGGCACTCGACCGGCTGATGCTGCGCCCCGCGGAACGGCTCGGGGAGAACACGTTCATTGTCGCCGGCGCCCAATATCCCAACGACATCGTGTGGCCGGAAAACGTGGAGCGGGTCGAACATGTGCCCCCAGATCGCCACCGGCGCTTCTACAACCAGCAGCGATTCACGCTCAACCTCACGCGCGCCGACATGATCGCCGCCGGGTGGTCGCCCAGCGTCCGGCTCTTCGAAGCCGCCGCCTGCGGCACGCCGATCATCTCCGACTGCTGGCCGGGCATCGACCAGTTCTTCACCCCCGGCTGTGAAGTGCTGCTCGCGACGACCGGCAACGACGTCGTGCGAATTCTCCACGGGATGTCCGAGCCAGATGCGCGTGCGATCGGTGAGGCCGCCCGCCAGCGCGTGCTTGCCGCCCACACCGCGGCGCACCGCGCAGCTGAGCTCGAGAGTCATCTCCAGGAAGCAGGCGCTGACTCCGCTCCTCTCCCCGAGCGCGATTCGGACCGCCGGTTCAATTCCACCACTCGGCCGCCGCGCCTTTCACTGAACGCCGCGCTGAGTTCCTCGCGACAACCCGCCTGA
- a CDS encoding CgeB family protein yields the protein MKNRLNIAFFGSSLVSAFWNGAATYYRGIIRALADRGHRVTFYEPDAYERQQHRDIADPDWARVVVYRGDSHVAALHALEQARDADLIVKASGVGVFDELLEAAVLELKTAHNLVAFWDVDAPATLDRVTINLHDAFRPLIRRYDLILTYGGGDPVVTAYEALGARLCVPIYNALDPHTHFPVPPDPRFTSDLAFLGNRLPDREARVEEFFLRAAELLPERRFLLGGSGWPDRPLPANVTYAGHVYTADHNAFNVTPTAVLNINRASMARYGFSPPTRVFEAAGAGACLITDAWTGLELFLEPGREVLVANDGSEVAEHVRTLDRARAEHIGAAARQRVLAEHTYAHRVAQLESVLGHAQAESRRRAIEAPPPLAPAGLEPAVGDAAVKAPSLAEPDAPAHARTATFSAAGTLRATGPSPLVAQMEPAVPEG from the coding sequence ATGAAAAACCGACTGAACATCGCGTTCTTTGGATCCAGCCTCGTATCCGCCTTCTGGAACGGAGCCGCGACCTACTATCGCGGGATCATCCGTGCGCTGGCCGACCGCGGGCACCGCGTCACCTTCTACGAACCGGACGCTTACGAGCGACAGCAGCATCGCGACATCGCTGATCCGGACTGGGCGCGAGTCGTGGTGTATCGCGGCGACTCGCATGTCGCCGCGTTGCACGCGCTCGAACAAGCGCGCGACGCCGACCTGATCGTCAAGGCCAGCGGCGTCGGCGTCTTCGACGAGTTGCTCGAAGCCGCGGTGCTGGAGCTGAAGACCGCACATAATCTCGTGGCATTCTGGGACGTCGATGCGCCGGCCACGCTGGACCGGGTCACGATCAACCTGCACGACGCGTTTCGTCCGCTGATCCGGCGCTATGATCTCATCCTGACCTACGGCGGCGGCGATCCGGTCGTGACGGCCTACGAGGCGCTTGGCGCGCGGTTGTGCGTGCCGATCTACAATGCGCTCGATCCCCACACGCATTTTCCGGTGCCGCCGGATCCGAGGTTCACCAGCGACCTGGCCTTCCTCGGCAATCGGCTGCCGGATCGCGAGGCCCGCGTGGAGGAGTTTTTCCTCCGCGCCGCCGAGCTGCTGCCCGAGCGGCGGTTCCTGCTGGGTGGCAGCGGCTGGCCCGATCGCCCCCTGCCGGCGAATGTGACTTACGCCGGACACGTCTACACGGCGGATCACAACGCGTTCAACGTCACGCCGACGGCCGTGCTCAACATCAACCGCGCGAGCATGGCACGCTATGGCTTCTCGCCGCCGACGCGCGTGTTCGAAGCCGCCGGCGCCGGTGCGTGCCTGATCACCGATGCCTGGACCGGGCTGGAGCTGTTTCTCGAGCCCGGCCGCGAAGTGCTGGTCGCGAACGACGGTAGCGAAGTGGCGGAGCACGTGCGCACCCTCGATCGGGCTCGGGCCGAACACATCGGCGCCGCGGCCCGCCAGCGCGTGCTCGCGGAGCACACGTATGCGCATCGCGTGGCGCAGCTGGAATCCGTGCTGGGTCATGCGCAGGCCGAGTCCCGTCGCCGCGCGATCGAGGCGCCGCCGCCGCTCGCCCCCGCCGGTCTCGAGCCTGCCGTTGGAGACGCTGCTGTGAAAGCCCCTTCGCTGGCGGAACCGGACGCGCCGGCGCACGCACGCACGGCGACGTTCAGCGCGGCCGGCACGCTGCGCGCCACCGGACCTTCGCCCCTCGTTGCCCAGATGGAACCCGCCGTCCCCGAGGGTTGA
- a CDS encoding DNA topoisomerase IB, with amino-acid sequence MENRSSPAPAPDAIASAREAGLRYVSDESPGITRKLAGKRARYLDPQGRAIKDPATLARIKRLAIPPAWSEVWICPLANGHIQATGRDARRRKQYRYHPDWSSVRDGAKFERTIAFGRALPKIRQHVARDLARRRLDRRKVLAAMVRLLESTLVRIGNEEYAKQNRSFGLSTMRDRHVRIGRGTLHFEFRGKSGKNHQIDLHDPRLAEIVRRTQELPGQDLFQYVDDDGEPQKIGSADVNEYLREIAGEEFSAKDFRTWAGTVLAALALRELGPFATKAEAKRNLVQAIERVSGRLGNTPAVCKKCYVHPVVLQSYLDGVTLEQVKAKAGAVLASAGRNGNAGLSAEEKAVLAFLQRKLPTTAERLAKSIRQEARKRGRGSR; translated from the coding sequence GTGGAAAATCGTTCTTCGCCGGCTCCCGCTCCGGACGCCATCGCCTCCGCGCGCGAGGCGGGGTTGCGTTACGTCAGCGACGAGTCGCCGGGCATCACGCGCAAACTGGCCGGCAAACGCGCGCGGTACCTCGATCCGCAGGGACGCGCCATCAAGGATCCCGCCACGCTCGCGCGGATCAAGCGGCTGGCGATTCCGCCGGCATGGAGCGAGGTGTGGATTTGCCCGCTGGCGAACGGGCACATCCAGGCCACCGGCCGTGATGCGCGGCGTCGGAAGCAATACCGCTATCATCCCGATTGGTCGTCGGTGCGCGATGGCGCGAAGTTCGAGCGCACGATCGCCTTCGGGCGGGCGCTGCCGAAAATCCGCCAGCACGTCGCCCGCGATCTCGCGCGGCGCCGCCTCGACCGCCGCAAGGTGCTCGCGGCGATGGTGCGATTGCTCGAGTCGACCTTGGTGAGAATCGGCAACGAGGAATATGCGAAACAGAATCGCTCCTTCGGGCTGAGCACGATGCGCGATCGGCACGTGCGGATCGGACGGGGAACGCTGCACTTCGAGTTTCGCGGCAAGAGCGGCAAGAACCACCAGATCGACCTGCACGATCCGCGACTCGCCGAGATCGTGCGACGCACGCAGGAACTGCCGGGCCAGGATCTCTTTCAATATGTGGACGACGACGGCGAGCCGCAAAAGATCGGGTCCGCCGACGTGAACGAGTATTTGCGCGAGATTGCGGGCGAGGAGTTTTCGGCGAAGGATTTCCGCACGTGGGCGGGCACGGTGCTCGCCGCGCTGGCGTTGCGGGAATTGGGCCCGTTCGCGACCAAGGCGGAGGCGAAGCGGAATCTTGTGCAGGCGATCGAGCGCGTGTCGGGCCGGCTGGGCAATACTCCGGCGGTCTGCAAGAAATGCTACGTGCACCCCGTCGTGCTGCAGAGCTACCTCGACGGCGTCACGCTGGAGCAGGTGAAAGCCAAAGCGGGCGCGGTGCTGGCTTCCGCCGGGCGGAACGGCAACGCAGGGTTGAGCGCGGAGGAGAAGGCGGTGCTGGCGTTCCTGCAGCGCAAGTTGCCGACCACGGCGGAGCGCCTAGCGAAGTCGATCCGGCAGGAAGCACGCAAACGCGGGCGCGGGTCCCGCTGA
- a CDS encoding GNAT family N-acetyltransferase, translating to MKIEALSAETATGLLPDLAVVLMDAVRNGASVGFLEPLGMEEASAYWRRVIAEIPAGLRVLFGAFDGDGRLVGTAQLALDGRANGRHRAEVQKVLVRSSARRHGVGAQLMSRIEAEAVHRGRRLLFLDTSTGPGGATDFYAALGYTFVGGIPE from the coding sequence ATGAAAATCGAGGCGCTTTCGGCCGAAACTGCAACCGGGCTGCTGCCAGATTTGGCGGTGGTGCTCATGGATGCCGTCCGGAACGGCGCGTCCGTCGGTTTTCTGGAACCGCTGGGCATGGAGGAGGCGAGCGCCTATTGGCGGAGGGTGATCGCGGAAATCCCAGCGGGATTGCGCGTCCTGTTCGGCGCTTTCGACGGAGACGGGCGGCTGGTCGGCACCGCGCAGCTTGCGCTGGACGGCCGCGCGAACGGCCGCCATCGCGCCGAGGTGCAGAAGGTACTCGTGCGTTCGTCCGCCCGGCGCCACGGCGTCGGCGCGCAGCTCATGTCGCGGATCGAAGCTGAGGCCGTTCACCGTGGCCGCCGGCTGCTGTTTCTCGATACGAGCACCGGCCCGGGTGGCGCGACCGACTTTTACGCGGCGTTGGGTTACACCTTCGTGGGTGGCATCCCGGAGTAG
- a CDS encoding ABC transporter ATP-binding protein produces MAKVLIENLVKTYPEKNGPGVPAVKGINLTIEDREFMVLVGPSGCGKSTTLRMIAGLEEITSGTISIDGKVVNSELPKDRDIAMVFQNYALYPHMSVYENMAFGLKLRKFPKAEIEARVREAAALLGLEGYLERKPKALSGGQRQRVAVGRAIVRKPKVFLFDEPLSNLDAKMRVSTRTEISKLHARLGATMIYVTHDQVEAMTMGDRICVMRDGDIMQVAEPLTLYNRPANLFVAGFIGSPPMNFFRGTIRRTGNALSFVETNTTGAPLSLVLNETLARRVSDRVDQPVVFGLRPENVHDALTLPDADPARTAEVKVEVSEPMGAETYLYLNTGVTPFIARVRPTDRFEANQKVKVTFDLDHAHLFDPTTEAALI; encoded by the coding sequence ATGGCCAAAGTCCTCATCGAAAACCTCGTCAAAACCTACCCCGAGAAAAACGGTCCGGGCGTGCCTGCCGTCAAGGGCATCAACCTGACGATCGAGGATCGCGAGTTCATGGTGCTGGTCGGTCCGTCGGGCTGCGGCAAGTCCACCACGCTGCGGATGATCGCCGGGCTCGAGGAGATCACCAGCGGCACGATCAGCATCGATGGCAAGGTGGTGAACAGCGAGCTGCCCAAGGACCGCGACATCGCGATGGTTTTCCAGAACTACGCGCTCTACCCGCACATGTCCGTCTACGAGAACATGGCGTTCGGGTTGAAGCTGCGGAAGTTTCCCAAGGCGGAAATCGAGGCGCGCGTGCGCGAGGCGGCGGCGTTGCTCGGGCTGGAAGGGTATCTGGAGCGCAAACCCAAGGCGCTCTCCGGCGGCCAGCGGCAACGGGTCGCCGTCGGCCGCGCGATCGTGCGCAAGCCCAAGGTATTCCTCTTCGACGAACCGCTCTCGAATCTCGACGCGAAGATGCGCGTCTCCACGCGCACGGAAATCTCGAAGCTCCACGCGCGACTCGGCGCCACCATGATCTACGTGACGCACGACCAGGTGGAGGCGATGACGATGGGCGACCGGATTTGCGTGATGCGCGACGGCGACATCATGCAGGTGGCGGAGCCGCTCACGCTCTACAACCGCCCGGCGAATCTCTTCGTCGCCGGTTTCATTGGTTCGCCCCCAATGAATTTCTTTCGCGGCACGATCCGGCGCACAGGCAACGCGCTCTCGTTCGTCGAGACCAACACCACCGGCGCGCCCCTCTCGCTCGTGCTGAACGAGACCCTCGCCCGCCGGGTCTCAGACCGCGTCGATCAGCCGGTCGTCTTCGGTCTTAGGCCGGAAAACGTGCACGATGCGCTCACGCTGCCGGACGCGGACCCGGCGCGCACGGCGGAGGTGAAGGTGGAGGTGTCGGAGCCGATGGGAGCCGAAACGTATCTCTATTTGAACACGGGCGTGACGCCGTTCATCGCGCGCGTGCGGCCGACGGATCGTTTCGAGGCCAACCAAAAGGTCAAAGTCACCTTCGACCTCGACCACGCGCATCTTTTCGATCCGACGACGGAAGCCGCGCTGATCTGA
- a CDS encoding trimeric intracellular cation channel family protein, translated as MAPVTFHLPVWFDLGATFAFAITGALAGMQRRYDIVGVFFLALASSIGGALLRDGVFIQTGRPTPLLTDDRYIQVITLATLLGALVGGHVKRFRRTIAVIDAVGLGAYAVFGTQKSLTAGLAVPAALLVGVVNAAGGGLLRDLITREEPLVFKPGQFYVLTALAGGVVFVFLTAWVGVPATRAALIAIAITFVFRMLSILFNWRTAPFGEADTPPTP; from the coding sequence ATGGCCCCGGTCACCTTCCATCTGCCTGTCTGGTTCGATCTCGGCGCAACGTTCGCGTTCGCCATCACCGGTGCGCTCGCCGGCATGCAACGCCGCTACGACATCGTGGGGGTGTTCTTCCTGGCGCTGGCATCGAGCATCGGTGGCGCGCTGCTCCGCGACGGCGTGTTCATTCAGACGGGACGGCCGACGCCGCTGCTGACCGATGACCGCTACATCCAGGTCATCACGCTCGCCACGCTACTCGGCGCGCTCGTCGGCGGTCACGTGAAACGTTTTCGGCGAACCATCGCTGTGATCGACGCGGTGGGGCTCGGCGCCTACGCGGTGTTCGGCACGCAGAAATCGCTGACGGCCGGGCTGGCCGTGCCCGCCGCACTGCTGGTCGGCGTCGTGAACGCGGCGGGCGGCGGCCTGCTCCGCGACCTGATCACGCGCGAGGAGCCTTTGGTCTTCAAGCCCGGCCAATTCTACGTGCTCACGGCGCTCGCCGGCGGAGTCGTCTTCGTGTTTCTCACCGCCTGGGTTGGCGTGCCGGCGACGCGCGCCGCGCTGATCGCCATCGCGATCACGTTCGTTTTCCGGATGCTCTCAATCTTGTTCAACTGGCGCACCGCGCCGTTTGGCGAGGCTGACACGCCTCCGACACCGTAG
- a CDS encoding type II asparaginase encodes MTGTPSASSAPLPRIRLLATGGTIAGAQTDAVARGYHAAAFSIDALVAAVPQLATLARLDVEQVAAIGSQDMDEGVWLQLAARTEAALAQPDIAGIVVTHGTDTMEETAFFLNLVVRSAKPVVLVGAMRPATAISADGPMNLYNAVAVAAHPDTHGRGVLVVANDEIHFAREVAKTNTTQLGTFRATHRGLAGVVNAGRLHLYAPPVRRHTCTSEFSVAGRSELPRVDIVYAYAGMGRELIDAAVAAGARGIVIAGVGDGNLNARALRAAADAAQRGVVIVRSSRTGGGVVERNIEIDDDRHGFVAADELNPQKARVLLMLALTKTPDPRAVQEIFFTY; translated from the coding sequence ATGACCGGGACCCCTTCAGCCTCCTCCGCTCCACTTCCCCGGATCCGGCTGCTCGCCACCGGCGGCACCATCGCAGGCGCACAAACCGACGCCGTCGCGCGCGGCTACCACGCCGCGGCGTTCTCGATCGACGCGCTCGTCGCAGCTGTGCCTCAGCTCGCAACACTCGCCCGGCTCGACGTCGAGCAGGTAGCCGCGATCGGCAGCCAGGACATGGACGAAGGCGTCTGGCTCCAACTCGCCGCCCGCACCGAGGCCGCACTCGCGCAGCCGGACATCGCGGGCATCGTCGTGACGCACGGCACCGACACGATGGAGGAGACCGCGTTCTTCCTGAACCTGGTCGTGCGCAGTGCAAAACCCGTCGTGCTGGTCGGGGCAATGCGACCGGCGACGGCGATCAGCGCCGACGGCCCGATGAACCTCTACAACGCCGTCGCCGTCGCGGCGCATCCCGACACCCACGGCCGCGGCGTACTCGTGGTGGCGAACGACGAGATTCACTTCGCGCGTGAGGTGGCGAAGACGAACACCACGCAGCTCGGAACGTTTCGCGCCACGCATCGCGGACTCGCGGGCGTCGTCAACGCCGGCCGGCTGCACCTCTATGCGCCGCCGGTGCGCCGGCACACTTGCACGAGCGAGTTTTCCGTCGCGGGCCGATCCGAGCTGCCGCGAGTCGATATCGTTTACGCCTATGCCGGGATGGGCCGCGAGTTGATCGACGCGGCGGTTGCAGCCGGCGCGCGCGGGATCGTGATCGCCGGCGTCGGCGACGGGAATCTCAACGCCCGCGCCTTGCGCGCGGCCGCCGATGCGGCGCAGCGCGGCGTGGTGATCGTGCGCAGCTCGCGCACCGGCGGCGGTGTGGTGGAGCGCAACATCGAGATCGACGACGACCGCCACGGCTTCGTGGCTGCGGACGAACTGAATCCCCAAAAAGCCCGTGTACTGTTGATGCTCGCCCTGACGAAGACTCCTGATCCGCGCGCGGTGCAGGAGATCTTTTTCACCTACTAA
- a CDS encoding threonine ammonia-lyase yields the protein MKKPSLTLDDVEAARARLAGCVRRTPCHLAPAIMEQTGMRVWLKRDDLQHTGSFKERGARHALLCLSAAERARGVVAASAGNHALGLAFHGATLGVKVIVVMPTVAPAVKIARCRGLGAEVVLHGRTFDDAQAFARVFAQRCGATYVHPFDDLRVIAGQGTLALEVLEQAPQLDTIVVPVGGGGLLAGVATAVKALRPDVRVIAVEPENAACFLAACVRERVAPAAVLPTLADGLAVAQVGALTYQLAASRVDDVVTVNEDELAAAIRLLARRAGVVAEGAGAAAVAAVLAGKVTGAALVLPITGRNVDARRHEQIVMAGEDEPAIAEPRAA from the coding sequence ATGAAAAAGCCCTCCCTGACTCTGGACGATGTCGAAGCCGCGCGCGCACGCCTGGCTGGCTGCGTGCGCCGCACGCCCTGTCATCTGGCGCCGGCGATTATGGAGCAGACGGGCATGCGCGTGTGGCTGAAGCGCGACGATCTCCAGCACACCGGCTCATTCAAGGAGCGCGGCGCGCGCCACGCGCTGCTCTGCCTCAGCGCCGCGGAGCGCGCGCGGGGCGTGGTCGCGGCGTCCGCCGGCAATCACGCGCTCGGGCTCGCGTTCCACGGCGCCACGCTGGGCGTGAAAGTGATCGTGGTCATGCCCACGGTCGCGCCTGCGGTGAAGATCGCGCGCTGTCGCGGGCTCGGCGCGGAGGTGGTGCTGCACGGGCGCACGTTCGATGACGCGCAGGCGTTCGCGCGCGTCTTCGCGCAGCGCTGCGGTGCGACGTATGTGCATCCTTTCGACGATTTGCGCGTGATCGCGGGGCAGGGCACGCTGGCGCTCGAGGTGCTGGAACAGGCGCCGCAGCTGGACACGATCGTGGTGCCCGTCGGCGGCGGGGGATTGCTCGCCGGCGTGGCGACCGCGGTAAAAGCCCTGCGGCCGGACGTGCGCGTGATCGCCGTCGAGCCGGAGAACGCCGCATGCTTCCTGGCGGCGTGCGTGCGCGAGCGCGTCGCTCCGGCCGCGGTGTTGCCGACGCTGGCGGACGGCTTGGCGGTGGCGCAGGTCGGCGCGCTGACCTACCAACTGGCCGCGTCACGGGTCGACGACGTCGTCACCGTTAACGAAGACGAACTCGCCGCCGCGATCCGGCTGCTGGCGCGTCGCGCAGGCGTCGTGGCCGAAGGCGCGGGCGCCGCCGCCGTCGCCGCAGTGTTGGCCGGCAAGGTGACGGGCGCCGCGCTCGTGCTCCCGATCACCGGGCGGAACGTAGACGCGCGTCGGCATGAACAGATCGTGATGGCCGGAGAGGACGAGCCGGCGATCGCCGAGCCGCGCGCCGCCTGA